Proteins from a single region of Fusobacterium gonidiaformans ATCC 25563:
- the glpQ gene encoding glycerophosphodiester phosphodiesterase — protein sequence MNVKKVLVLASVLLSVSAYAESMEANGMHNKLIIAHRGASGYLPEHTLESKALAFAQGADYLEQDLAMSKDGRLIVIHDHFLDGLTDVAKKFPDRKREDGRYYVIDFTWDELQTLEMTENFSTENGVQKQVYPGRFPLWASHFRLHTFEDEIEFIQGLEKSTGRKVGIYPEIKAPWFHHQNGKDIAKATLEVLKKYGYTKKSDLVYLQTFDYNELKRVKTELMPQMGMDLKLVQLIAYTDWHETEEKGKDGKWINYDYDWMFKKGAMKEVAKYADGVGPGWYMLVDENTSTLGNLKYTDMVEDIKTTKMENHPYTVRKDALPKFVKDIDEMYDALLNKSGATGLFTDFPDLGVKFVETK from the coding sequence ATGAACGTAAAGAAAGTTTTAGTATTAGCTTCAGTGTTATTAAGTGTTAGTGCTTATGCAGAAAGTATGGAGGCAAATGGAATGCATAACAAGTTGATTATTGCTCACAGAGGAGCGAGCGGATACTTACCGGAACATACCTTAGAATCCAAAGCTTTGGCATTTGCACAAGGTGCAGATTACTTAGAACAAGACTTGGCAATGTCAAAAGACGGAAGATTGATAGTCATTCATGACCATTTTTTAGATGGTTTAACAGACGTTGCTAAAAAATTCCCAGACAGAAAAAGAGAAGACGGAAGATATTACGTGATCGATTTTACTTGGGATGAGCTACAAACTTTAGAGATGACAGAAAACTTTAGTACAGAAAATGGAGTACAAAAACAAGTGTATCCAGGACGATTCCCATTGTGGGCTTCTCACTTTAGACTTCATACTTTCGAAGATGAAATTGAATTTATCCAAGGTTTAGAAAAATCAACAGGAAGAAAAGTTGGAATTTATCCAGAAATTAAAGCTCCATGGTTCCATCATCAAAATGGAAAAGATATTGCAAAAGCAACCTTAGAAGTTTTGAAAAAATATGGATATACTAAAAAATCAGATTTAGTATATTTACAAACTTTTGATTACAATGAATTAAAGAGAGTGAAAACTGAGTTAATGCCACAAATGGGAATGGATTTAAAATTAGTACAATTGATTGCTTATACTGATTGGCATGAAACAGAAGAAAAAGGAAAAGATGGAAAATGGATCAATTATGACTATGACTGGATGTTTAAAAAAGGAGCTATGAAAGAAGTTGCTAAATATGCAGATGGTGTTGGTCCAGGATGGTATATGTTAGTAGATGAAAATACTTCTACTTTAGGTAACTTAAAATATACAGATATGGTAGAAGATATTAAAACAACAAAAATGGAAAATCATCCATATACTGTCAGAAAAGATGCTTTACCTAAATTTGTAAAAGATATTGATGAAATGTATGATGCTTTATTAAATAAATCAGGAGCAACTGGTTTATTTACAGATTTTCCTGATTTAGGAGTAAAATTTGTGGAAACAAAATAA
- a CDS encoding MarR family winged helix-turn-helix transcriptional regulator has protein sequence MDKYDVLKLENQLCFPLYAVAKEITRAYQPYLEPLHLTYTQYITMMVLWEQKKVSVKELGSYLYLDSGTLTPLLKKMEQKSWIRRIRSKEDERKVWIELTTEGEALKEKAVNIPKNMGKCINIDAKEAKQLYLILHHLLQNPHFQKNK, from the coding sequence ATGGATAAGTATGATGTATTAAAATTAGAAAATCAATTATGTTTCCCTTTATATGCTGTTGCAAAAGAAATTACAAGAGCTTACCAACCTTATTTAGAGCCTTTACATCTCACCTATACGCAATATATCACAATGATGGTTCTTTGGGAGCAAAAAAAGGTTTCTGTAAAAGAATTAGGATCTTATCTCTATTTAGATTCAGGCACTTTAACACCTCTTCTAAAAAAAATGGAGCAAAAATCTTGGATTAGAAGAATTCGTTCCAAAGAAGACGAAAGAAAAGTATGGATTGAATTAACAACTGAAGGAGAAGCCTTAAAAGAAAAAGCAGTGAATATTCCAAAAAATATGGGAAAGTGTATCAATATTGATGCCAAAGAAGCGAAGCAATTATACTTAATTTTACATCATCTTTTACAAAATCCTCACTTCCAAAAAAATAAATAA
- a CDS encoding glutathione peroxidase, whose translation MNIYEFNVKNIKGEDISLQDYQGKVLLIVNTATACGFTPQYNDLENLYKKYQEKGLIILGFPCNQFGQQAPGTDYEISDFCSLNFGVSFPQFSKIDVNGETAHPLFQYLQSEKSFAGFDAEHKLTPILEDILSKEDPNFTEKSSIKWNFTKFLVDRNGKVLQRFEPTTDISKIDEIIKSVL comes from the coding sequence ATGAATATTTATGAATTTAATGTGAAAAACATCAAGGGAGAAGATATTTCCCTACAAGATTATCAAGGAAAAGTACTTTTAATTGTGAATACTGCTACAGCTTGTGGCTTTACTCCACAATACAATGACTTAGAAAATCTATATAAAAAATATCAAGAAAAAGGGCTTATTATCTTAGGTTTCCCTTGTAATCAATTCGGACAACAAGCTCCCGGAACAGATTATGAAATCTCTGATTTTTGTTCTTTAAATTTTGGTGTTTCTTTTCCACAATTTTCTAAAATTGATGTAAATGGAGAAACTGCTCATCCACTATTTCAATATCTACAAAGTGAAAAGTCTTTTGCAGGTTTTGATGCTGAACATAAATTGACTCCTATTTTAGAAGACATTTTAAGCAAAGAAGATCCTAATTTTACAGAAAAATCTAGTATTAAATGGAATTTTACAAAATTTTTAGTGGATAGAAATGGAAAAGTACTTCAACGATTTGAACCAACTACAGATATTTCAAAGATAGATGAAATCATTAAATCGGTGTTATAA